A genomic region of bacterium contains the following coding sequences:
- a CDS encoding radical SAM protein translates to LDDLPAPAWDLFRVEDYPCPPRFMMQGPLVTLAASRGCPWDCTYCSQNALTPGVRRRDIARVVDEIETTHRERGVTNFGFVDAIFPLKAADGFAFAAMMKERGLVDRVRWGTETRCDLVSREMLAELKSAGCRFLMYGFESASRATLDAVDKRADPKQAIDVMRWSKEIGIGTYGLYMIGFPGETREMARETIRFAKALDTDVASFARVTPYPGSPMYEQHKATLGDVPAHQWNNQYRAEPGEAGWRLPGMSSEEIGALLREANLSYYLRPRLIWRHLRRGTISIGEMARGFAALAHDAAWRAREALRPRSAGVPPV, encoded by the coding sequence CCTGGACGATCTGCCCGCGCCGGCGTGGGATCTGTTTCGCGTCGAGGACTATCCATGCCCGCCGCGCTTCATGATGCAGGGGCCGCTCGTTACGCTGGCCGCATCGCGCGGCTGCCCGTGGGATTGCACCTACTGTTCGCAGAACGCGCTGACGCCGGGCGTGCGTCGCCGCGATATCGCCCGCGTGGTGGACGAAATCGAAACGACGCACCGCGAACGCGGCGTGACGAACTTCGGCTTTGTCGACGCGATCTTTCCGCTGAAGGCCGCGGACGGCTTCGCGTTCGCCGCGATGATGAAGGAGCGGGGTTTGGTCGATCGGGTGCGCTGGGGCACGGAGACGCGGTGCGACCTGGTGTCGCGCGAGATGCTCGCCGAACTCAAGAGCGCGGGCTGCCGATTTTTGATGTACGGATTCGAGAGCGCAAGCCGCGCCACGCTCGACGCGGTCGACAAGCGCGCCGACCCGAAGCAGGCAATCGACGTGATGCGCTGGAGTAAGGAGATCGGCATCGGCACGTACGGGCTGTACATGATCGGCTTCCCCGGCGAGACGCGCGAAATGGCGCGCGAGACGATTCGCTTCGCAAAGGCGCTCGACACCGACGTGGCGAGCTTCGCGCGCGTGACGCCGTACCCCGGCTCGCCGATGTACGAACAGCACAAGGCGACGCTTGGCGACGTGCCGGCGCATCAGTGGAATAACCAGTATCGCGCCGAGCCGGGCGAGGCCGGGTGGCGCCTGCCGGGAATGTCGTCGGAGGAAATCGGCGCGCTGCTGCGCGAGGCGAACCTGTCGTACTACTTGCGCCCGCGCCTGATCTGGCGGCACCTGCGCCGCGGGACGATCTCGATCGGCGAGATGGCGCGTGGTTTTGCCGCGCTTGCGCACGACGCGGCCTGGCGTGCTCGCGAAGCGCTTCGCCCAAGGAGCGCGGGCGTTCCGCCTGTGTAA